In Archangium lipolyticum, a single genomic region encodes these proteins:
- a CDS encoding vitamin K epoxide reductase family protein: MLRAPGVPSDGPAEVLAEAARRLGLRYSRTHVRQVLGHHERPGSLLALVQGASSLGLKATAGQGDLETLDELDADELPALLHFQSGARTGFGLLEAVSPPTAGAPGSFRIWDSIQGSREVERDTLATLWSGVVVFLERSGAGDPEPGYLRHRAREWLLEEWKPGTSLAGPSASPWMRVGLATLLGVLLVLAVLAQPAGLRLPTAGLAVLSGVGLVAALAALSWTRGGKASLLCGSGGPIDCESVLLSEWARPAGVPLAGLGTAWFGALLLLLCTTALGGGPAPAWLVGAAFLPTLPLSALLVVAQVRMRRFCTLCMVVHTVDFTGAALFLFGMWPARPVPPPGWLPATLLLLLFLGLLLSSTVPHLSTGEEDAHRLREHARLLDSPLATLARLSMEPRLPLEGASLGPRLGEADAPHVLVVLAHPACGHCGPVLEEVEALVARHGEQVRVHLALAPMDPDDPRDEAACEALAAAGVAWGGPVFLQLFRAAKQDYARLRRAGEPLALVAAYAERDSAELEDVRDTARARVRAAAELKRRHARGLPSLFLDGHPCEAPLAHVATWLDQSAVLELLTPPAVRAGSTQEGAPAP; this comes from the coding sequence ATGCTCCGTGCTCCCGGTGTCCCCAGTGATGGTCCGGCGGAGGTCCTCGCCGAAGCGGCCCGGCGCCTGGGCCTGCGCTACTCCCGCACGCACGTGCGTCAGGTTCTCGGCCACCACGAGCGGCCGGGCTCCCTGCTGGCACTGGTGCAAGGGGCCTCCTCGCTCGGGCTGAAGGCCACGGCGGGCCAGGGCGACCTGGAGACGCTCGACGAGCTGGACGCGGACGAGTTGCCCGCCCTCCTCCATTTCCAGTCCGGAGCACGGACCGGCTTCGGGCTGCTCGAGGCGGTGAGCCCGCCCACCGCCGGGGCTCCCGGCTCCTTCCGCATCTGGGACAGCATCCAGGGTAGCCGCGAGGTGGAGCGTGACACGCTCGCCACGCTCTGGTCGGGAGTGGTGGTCTTCCTGGAGCGGAGCGGCGCTGGCGACCCCGAGCCGGGCTACCTCCGGCACCGTGCGCGGGAATGGCTCCTCGAGGAGTGGAAGCCGGGCACGTCCCTCGCCGGGCCCTCCGCCTCGCCCTGGATGCGCGTGGGACTGGCCACGTTGCTGGGGGTGCTGCTCGTGCTGGCCGTCCTCGCCCAGCCCGCCGGGTTGCGCCTCCCCACCGCGGGGCTGGCCGTGCTCTCGGGAGTGGGACTCGTGGCGGCGCTGGCGGCGCTCTCGTGGACACGGGGCGGCAAGGCCTCCCTGCTCTGCGGAAGTGGAGGCCCCATCGACTGCGAGAGCGTCCTGCTCTCCGAATGGGCCCGCCCCGCGGGAGTGCCGCTGGCCGGACTGGGCACGGCCTGGTTCGGCGCCCTGCTGCTGCTGCTCTGCACCACCGCGCTCGGAGGCGGACCGGCGCCCGCGTGGCTCGTTGGCGCGGCCTTCCTCCCCACCCTGCCCCTCTCCGCGCTGCTGGTGGTGGCACAGGTGCGGATGCGGCGCTTCTGCACCCTCTGCATGGTGGTGCACACGGTGGACTTCACCGGCGCGGCCCTCTTCCTCTTCGGCATGTGGCCCGCGCGGCCCGTCCCGCCTCCCGGGTGGCTCCCCGCCACCCTCCTGCTGCTGCTCTTCCTCGGGTTGCTGCTGTCCTCCACGGTTCCCCACCTCTCCACCGGAGAGGAGGACGCCCACCGCCTCCGGGAGCACGCGCGATTGCTGGACTCGCCACTGGCCACGCTCGCGCGGCTCTCGATGGAACCGAGGCTGCCGCTGGAGGGTGCGTCCCTCGGCCCGAGGCTGGGAGAGGCGGATGCACCACACGTGCTCGTCGTGCTCGCGCACCCCGCCTGTGGCCACTGCGGCCCCGTCTTGGAGGAAGTAGAGGCACTGGTGGCTCGGCACGGAGAGCAGGTGCGCGTCCACCTCGCCCTCGCGCCGATGGATCCGGACGACCCGAGAGACGAGGCGGCATGCGAGGCGCTCGCGGCGGCCGGAGTGGCCTGGGGTGGCCCGGTCTTCCTCCAGCTCTTCCGCGCGGCGAAACAGGACTACGCGCGCCTGCGACGGGCCGGGGAGCCGCTGGCACTCGTGGCCGCCTATGCGGAGCGGGACAGCGCGGAGCTCGAGGACGTACGGGACACCGCCCGAGCCCGGGTGCGCGCGGCCGCGGAGCTCAAGCGGCGCCACGCCCGGGGCCTTCCCTCCTTGTTCCTCGATGGCCACCCCTGCGAGGCGCCCCTGGCCCACGTCGCGACCTGGCTGGACCAGTCGGCCGTACTCGAACTCCTCACGCCCCCGGCGGTCCGCGCCGGTTCCACCCAGGAAGGAGCGCCTGCCCCATGA
- a CDS encoding MmcQ/YjbR family DNA-binding protein: MTMTPVPPEMKRLEPFEMALRETGMGYPEVTEDFPWGHRTLKVKGKAFVFLTLTAEGLSLSVKLPQSNSAALMMPFATPTGYGLGKSGWVSALFGARDTPPLELLRQWLAESYRAVAPKKLAALLEGGQEAAPGKTKSAPARKSTPAATKKPATKKTAAKKAPARSRSTSTAAKKTSSRSRS, from the coding sequence ATGACGATGACCCCGGTCCCCCCCGAGATGAAGAGACTCGAGCCCTTCGAGATGGCCCTGCGGGAGACGGGCATGGGCTACCCGGAGGTCACCGAGGACTTCCCCTGGGGGCACCGGACGCTCAAGGTGAAGGGCAAGGCCTTCGTCTTCCTGACGCTCACGGCCGAGGGACTGTCGCTCTCCGTCAAGCTGCCGCAGTCGAACAGCGCGGCGCTGATGATGCCCTTCGCGACGCCGACCGGGTACGGGCTCGGCAAGAGCGGCTGGGTGTCCGCCCTGTTCGGCGCGCGCGACACGCCCCCGCTCGAGCTGCTGCGCCAGTGGCTCGCCGAGAGCTACCGCGCCGTGGCCCCGAAGAAGCTCGCGGCGCTGCTCGAGGGTGGGCAGGAGGCTGCTCCCGGCAAGACCAAGAGCGCGCCGGCCCGGAAGTCCACGCCGGCCGCCACGAAGAAGCCCGCCACGAAGAAGACGGCGGCGAAGAAGGCTCCCGCCCGCTCGCGCTCCACTTCCACCGCCGCGAAGAAGACCTCCTCGCGCTCGCGAAGCTGA